From the genome of Clostridium sp. BNL1100, one region includes:
- a CDS encoding DUF3848 domain-containing protein — translation MDMDRKKLEKKLQERIEANYRTYIQQLQSKPASELIEQAAEIAAAKLVYEELMEGCSTDYTEYLLRFENPLELVRDHWMDEQNVAHRDEMEHVLRNITDKGLGEGDYAMDSSCQPAVLDEGVRLC, via the coding sequence ATGGATATGGATAGAAAGAAGCTGGAGAAAAAGCTCCAGGAAAGGATTGAAGCCAATTACCGCACCTATATTCAGCAGCTTCAGAGCAAACCGGCCTCTGAGCTGATCGAACAGGCAGCGGAAATTGCCGCGGCCAAGCTGGTGTATGAGGAACTGATGGAAGGGTGCAGTACGGATTATACAGAGTACCTACTCCGCTTTGAAAACCCGCTGGAGTTGGTAAGGGATCACTGGATGGATGAGCAGAATGTGGCTCACAGGGATGAAATGGAGCATGTGCTGCGGAATATCACGGATAAGGGGCTTGGAGAAGGAGACTACGCCATGGACTCATCCTGCCAGCCCGCTGTACTGGACGAGGGGGTGCGCTTATGCTGA
- a CDS encoding conjugal transfer protein TrbL family protein, producing MFIWDFAADLILGQIMDWIYGQIVGFLGEFFSMMGNMGAELFEMSWVQAIVLFFSYLAWSLFVTGLVVAVFEFAIEAQSGRASIKDTAINAIKGFMAVSLFTLVPVELYKLSITLQGSFTSGIAGLLGGSGGISAMSTAALTNVVGFGLNPLIAIFCLILMGYAVIKVFFANLKRGGILLIQIAVGSLYMFSIPRGYIDGFVSWCKQVVGLCLTAFLQATILIAGLLVFNSNMLLGLGLMLASSEVPRIAGQFGLDTSTKGNIMSSIYAAQTAVNMTRTVVKAVAK from the coding sequence ATGTTCATATGGGATTTTGCAGCAGACCTTATCCTTGGACAGATCATGGATTGGATATATGGACAGATCGTAGGGTTTCTGGGCGAGTTTTTCTCCATGATGGGCAATATGGGAGCCGAGCTGTTTGAGATGAGCTGGGTACAGGCTATCGTACTGTTTTTTTCCTATCTGGCTTGGTCGCTTTTTGTGACAGGACTTGTAGTGGCGGTATTTGAATTTGCCATTGAGGCACAGTCCGGCAGGGCCAGCATCAAGGACACTGCTATCAATGCCATCAAGGGCTTTATGGCGGTAAGCCTGTTCACTTTGGTTCCAGTGGAGCTTTACAAGCTATCCATTACACTACAGGGCAGCTTTACATCAGGTATTGCCGGACTCCTGGGAGGGAGTGGTGGGATCAGCGCCATGTCAACTGCGGCTCTGACCAACGTAGTGGGCTTTGGACTGAATCCGCTCATAGCAATCTTCTGTCTCATCCTCATGGGCTATGCAGTGATCAAGGTATTCTTTGCCAATCTTAAAAGGGGCGGCATTCTGTTGATACAGATTGCTGTGGGCAGCCTGTATATGTTCAGCATTCCCCGTGGCTACATCGATGGCTTTGTAAGCTGGTGCAAGCAGGTGGTGGGCTTATGCCTCACCGCTTTTTTGCAGGCCACCATCCTCATTGCAGGACTGTTGGTCTTTAATAGCAATATGCTTTTGGGTCTTGGCCTGATGCTGGCATCCTCAGAAGTCCCAAGGATCGCAGGACAGTTCGGACTGGATACCTCTACCAAGGGCAATATCATGAGCAGCATTTATGCTGCACAGACAGCAGTCAATATGACAAGAACCGTGGTGAAGGCGGTGGCAAAATGA
- a CDS encoding DUF6103 family protein, whose translation MKASTIQIGYNTVKLDAIRCYLKDEAELQTELAALLQALYEKHVPKEVRERIESDI comes from the coding sequence ATGAAAGCATCAACCATTCAAATTGGTTACAATACCGTGAAGCTTGACGCCATCCGCTGCTATCTGAAGGATGAAGCAGAGCTGCAGACAGAACTGGCCGCTCTGCTTCAAGCCCTGTATGAGAAGCATGTTCCCAAAGAGGTGCGAGAGCGCATCGAAAGCGACATTTAA
- the cpaB gene encoding Flp pilus assembly protein CpaB has translation MNFIKNRTVLGILCIVLSLLICFVLTPLFNQSVSQKASIVRVVRDIKSGEQITGNMVQTAEVGGYNLPENVIRQSENVVGKYAKADFASGDYILPAKLSDIPASENAYLYSLDGEKQAISVSIKNFAGGLSGKLISGDIVSVIAPDYKKQGSTVIPPELTYVEVIGVTASSGYDTDSEQDSGEKVQEEGEKQLPATVTLLVSPEQSKILAELEAEGKLHLSLVYRGSKENAAKFTAIQDKVLETLHPVSLQDQSGSTFNMNGPVSGTADNGGASDPAAEPQSTTTESEGR, from the coding sequence ATGAACTTTATAAAAAACCGCACGGTGCTGGGTATCCTGTGCATCGTGCTTTCTTTGTTAATCTGCTTTGTCCTGACGCCGCTGTTTAATCAGAGCGTATCGCAGAAAGCCTCCATCGTCCGGGTGGTCAGGGATATAAAAAGCGGAGAGCAGATCACCGGAAATATGGTACAGACCGCAGAGGTAGGCGGCTACAACCTGCCGGAGAACGTAATACGGCAGAGTGAAAATGTCGTGGGTAAATATGCAAAAGCGGATTTCGCTTCCGGCGACTATATTCTTCCTGCCAAGCTGTCGGATATCCCAGCTTCTGAGAACGCCTATCTTTACAGCCTGGACGGAGAAAAGCAGGCCATATCTGTCAGTATCAAAAATTTTGCAGGAGGTTTGTCAGGTAAGCTGATCTCCGGCGACATTGTCAGTGTCATCGCTCCCGACTATAAAAAGCAGGGCTCCACCGTTATCCCGCCAGAGCTGACCTATGTGGAAGTCATCGGTGTGACAGCCAGCAGCGGTTATGACACCGATTCGGAACAAGACTCCGGAGAAAAGGTACAGGAAGAAGGGGAAAAGCAGCTCCCAGCAACTGTGACTCTGCTGGTGTCCCCTGAACAGTCAAAAATCCTGGCGGAGCTGGAGGCAGAGGGCAAGCTCCATCTGTCCCTGGTGTATCGCGGCAGCAAGGAAAACGCCGCTAAATTCACCGCTATTCAGGACAAGGTACTGGAAACCCTGCACCCGGTGTCATTACAGGATCAAAGCGGAAGCACCTTTAATATGAATGGTCCTGTCAGCGGTACTGCAGACAACGGCGGAGCTTCCGATCCTGCTGCGGAGCCGCAAAGCACCACAACCGAAAGCGAGGGAAGATAA
- a CDS encoding DUF4406 domain-containing protein, whose translation MKLVYICSLYAGNIQENIKFARAACRHAIEKNCAPIAVHLLYPQLLDDAIPAEREHGIRMGLWVLAVCDELWVCGERISQGMNYEIEEAKRLGIPIKTISAEQVEGGISMKQYGIWARRSSASVCGHAEAWLKRDGEPMTFNTYEEADAEARKLIQDMRTPNVSYFAKEIQTELEEAPASSMKLQY comes from the coding sequence ATGAAGCTTGTATATATCTGTTCACTCTATGCGGGAAATATCCAGGAAAATATCAAGTTTGCCAGAGCTGCCTGCCGTCATGCCATAGAGAAGAACTGTGCCCCCATTGCCGTCCACCTGTTGTATCCTCAGCTTTTAGATGACGCTATTCCGGCAGAAAGAGAACACGGCATCCGGATGGGACTGTGGGTTCTTGCTGTGTGTGATGAACTGTGGGTGTGCGGAGAAAGGATCAGCCAGGGGATGAACTATGAAATTGAGGAGGCAAAACGGCTCGGCATACCTATAAAAACTATATCAGCAGAGCAAGTGGAAGGAGGAATTTCCATGAAACAATACGGTATCTGGGCACGCCGCAGTTCAGCTTCGGTCTGCGGACACGCTGAGGCGTGGCTTAAGAGGGACGGAGAGCCGATGACCTTTAACACATATGAGGAAGCTGATGCTGAAGCCCGAAAGCTAATACAGGATATGCGTACTCCAAACGTGTCTTATTTTGCAAAGGAAATACAAACCGAGCTTGAGGAAGCGCCTGCCTCCAGCATGAAACTGCAGTATTGA
- a CDS encoding DUF6550 family protein, whose amino-acid sequence MKLSDKMKKRITITGLGAVCVILAIAIAWQFKSEKPDYAAIPTPTQATDEIQVNSEIAVPAADSAKEPEVAVQPVEPSTEPTKAADTGDSIGTEQSIQAEPTKPAEPSEEAKTDPAKKPDGEKVTNTTPVEHDKVTKPENSTPPSTPKSGDKNEKGQVWVPGFGWVDNSGDNVGTQAEDMYENGNKIGDMD is encoded by the coding sequence ATGAAACTATCAGATAAAATGAAAAAAAGAATAACGATTACCGGACTCGGTGCAGTTTGCGTAATCCTTGCAATAGCAATAGCCTGGCAGTTTAAATCAGAAAAACCGGATTATGCTGCCATCCCTACGCCTACCCAGGCGACAGACGAAATACAGGTGAATTCTGAAATCGCAGTACCTGCCGCAGACTCTGCAAAAGAGCCGGAGGTAGCTGTCCAGCCTGTTGAGCCGTCCACAGAGCCTACTAAGGCTGCGGATACCGGAGATTCTATCGGCACGGAGCAGAGCATACAGGCAGAGCCGACAAAGCCTGCCGAACCCTCTGAAGAAGCCAAGACCGATCCGGCAAAGAAGCCTGATGGCGAAAAGGTAACCAATACAACTCCGGTGGAGCATGATAAGGTCACAAAGCCGGAGAACAGCACACCGCCTTCAACACCAAAATCCGGAGATAAAAATGAAAAAGGTCAAGTATGGGTACCGGGATTCGGATGGGTGGACAACAGTGGTGATAATGTAGGTACACAAGCTGAAGATATGTACGAGAACGGCAACAAAATCGGAGATATGGATTGA
- a CDS encoding DUF6103 family protein: MSMTELKLSFATEKLEALRFFMEKKQQTPEKELQDYLDKAYERVVPAQVREYLEMRVEQASSQQQVQGAEQTSAPRERERPPARQTRRQREQAAAGGPPAPEPQTGTEGHTEGESQGMNMSM; this comes from the coding sequence ATGAGCATGACGGAACTGAAATTGTCATTCGCAACGGAGAAGCTGGAGGCTCTCCGATTTTTTATGGAAAAGAAACAGCAGACCCCTGAGAAGGAACTGCAGGATTATTTGGACAAAGCCTATGAAAGAGTGGTTCCAGCCCAGGTAAGGGAGTATTTGGAGATGCGTGTTGAACAGGCATCGTCACAGCAGCAGGTGCAAGGAGCAGAACAGACTTCTGCCCCAAGGGAAAGAGAGCGCCCACCAGCGCGTCAGACCCGCCGTCAAAGAGAGCAAGCCGCTGCCGGAGGACCTCCTGCTCCGGAGCCTCAGACAGGAACGGAAGGCCATACCGAGGGAGAATCCCAAGGCATGAATATGAGCATGTAA
- a CDS encoding DUF4320 family protein, with protein MLKLLRSRSGEGYVDVAVLVLCVLLVIALAVSVLPVFVTKSKLDAYANELCREAEIAGRVGTETTLRAQVLTERTGLTPSISWSKTGKLQLNEEFTVTVTTQVDLGLFGGFGSFPVTLKAQASGKSEVYWK; from the coding sequence ATGCTGAAGCTTCTCCGTTCCCGGAGCGGTGAAGGGTATGTAGATGTGGCAGTGCTTGTGCTGTGTGTCCTGCTTGTCATTGCCCTGGCGGTCAGCGTGCTTCCGGTATTCGTCACAAAGAGCAAGCTGGATGCCTATGCCAATGAACTGTGCCGGGAAGCGGAAATAGCAGGGCGTGTGGGCACCGAAACCACTCTCCGGGCGCAGGTACTCACCGAAAGGACAGGGCTGACGCCCAGCATTTCCTGGTCGAAAACCGGAAAGCTTCAGCTCAACGAGGAATTCACCGTGACGGTAACCACTCAGGTGGACTTAGGCTTGTTCGGAGGCTTCGGGAGCTTTCCCGTTACCCTGAAGGCGCAGGCCAGCGGTAAAAGCGAGGTGTATTGGAAATGA
- a CDS encoding gamma-glutamylcyclotransferase family protein, translated as MKAEILYIAYGSNLNLPQMAFRCPTAKVVGPGELKDYELLFRGSRSSAVATVEPLKGSNVPVLLWNLKERDLQALDHYEGFPFFYRKEILPVELMGKTTSAMVYIMNDGRPFGAPSDHYLNAIMEGYQSAGFDTEFLEQAVEKSIRLAQEQQEQEPEQGLFGMKWW; from the coding sequence ATGAAAGCAGAAATCTTATATATTGCCTATGGAAGCAACTTGAATCTTCCACAGATGGCTTTTCGCTGCCCTACCGCAAAGGTGGTAGGGCCCGGCGAACTTAAGGACTATGAGCTTCTGTTCCGCGGCAGCCGCAGTAGCGCCGTGGCAACAGTGGAACCTCTCAAGGGCTCTAATGTGCCTGTTCTTCTATGGAACCTAAAGGAGCGTGATCTGCAGGCCCTTGACCATTATGAGGGATTTCCCTTCTTTTATCGGAAGGAAATTCTCCCTGTGGAGCTCATGGGAAAGACAACCTCTGCAATGGTGTATATTATGAACGACGGGCGTCCCTTTGGCGCACCATCGGACCATTATCTCAACGCCATTATGGAGGGCTATCAATCGGCAGGCTTTGACACGGAATTCCTGGAGCAGGCTGTGGAGAAATCCATCCGGCTGGCACAGGAACAGCAGGAGCAGGAACCGGAGCAGGGTCTGTTCGGCATGAAATGGTGGTGA
- a CDS encoding DUF3852 domain-containing protein, with the protein MKKVKKILMALCVVLILGSLFCVTAYAAPPTGDVAGAIEGTWNDASGQIKTVVNKVVFPAIDLILAVFFFAKLAMAYFDYRKHGQFEWAAPAILFACLVFALTCPLYIWQILGM; encoded by the coding sequence ATGAAAAAAGTAAAGAAAATCCTAATGGCCCTTTGTGTTGTTCTCATCCTTGGAAGCCTGTTCTGTGTGACTGCATATGCGGCACCACCCACAGGCGATGTGGCGGGAGCAATCGAAGGTACCTGGAACGATGCTTCAGGACAGATCAAAACAGTGGTAAACAAGGTAGTATTCCCTGCCATTGATCTGATCCTGGCAGTATTTTTCTTCGCAAAATTGGCGATGGCGTATTTTGACTACCGCAAGCATGGGCAATTTGAATGGGCTGCTCCGGCGATACTGTTTGCCTGCCTTGTGTTTGCCTTGACCTGTCCGCTATACATCTGGCAGATACTCGGCATGTAA
- a CDS encoding AAA family ATPase produces MLNFMKGSIFSRNPSKAIPEEQEPDAQVLAVWGSPGSGKTTVSVRLAKYLADRKKNVVLLLCDMTAPMLPCICPPAELECERSLGSILAATHVTEMLIKQNCVTHKKLSHLTIIGMLKGENVFTYPPYNQELAVELIDHLRDIAPYIIIDCGSTIAHDILSAVSLLEADCVLRLVNCDLKSISYLSSQLPLLKDKKWDADKQYKAVSNVKSNQAGEHIEQVLGSVAFKISHSYELENLALAGNLLGELALKDSRGFRKEIEKISKEVFGV; encoded by the coding sequence ATGCTCAACTTCATGAAAGGGAGCATCTTCTCCCGCAATCCATCAAAGGCTATTCCAGAGGAACAGGAGCCGGATGCTCAGGTGCTGGCGGTATGGGGCAGCCCCGGCAGCGGGAAAACCACTGTCAGTGTGCGCCTTGCCAAGTACCTGGCTGACCGTAAAAAAAATGTCGTGCTGCTTTTATGTGATATGACGGCTCCCATGCTGCCTTGTATCTGCCCGCCTGCCGAGCTGGAATGCGAGCGTTCCCTGGGAAGCATTCTTGCCGCCACCCATGTAACGGAAATGCTGATCAAGCAAAATTGTGTCACCCATAAAAAGCTGAGCCATTTGACCATTATCGGTATGCTCAAGGGTGAGAATGTGTTTACCTACCCGCCCTATAACCAGGAGCTGGCTGTCGAGCTTATCGATCATCTGCGGGATATCGCCCCGTACATCATCATTGACTGTGGCAGCACCATTGCCCATGATATCCTGTCGGCGGTTTCCTTGCTGGAAGCGGATTGTGTTCTCCGGCTGGTAAACTGCGATCTGAAATCCATCAGCTATCTATCCTCCCAATTGCCGCTTCTTAAGGACAAGAAGTGGGATGCAGACAAGCAGTACAAGGCGGTGTCCAATGTAAAATCCAATCAGGCCGGAGAACACATCGAGCAGGTATTGGGCAGTGTTGCCTTTAAAATCTCCCATTCCTATGAGCTGGAGAATTTGGCCCTTGCGGGAAATCTGCTTGGTGAGCTGGCCCTAAAAGACAGCCGCGGCTTCCGGAAAGAGATTGAGAAAATATCCAAGGAGGTGTTCGGCGTATGA
- a CDS encoding DNA cytosine methyltransferase, producing MITSPTLGSLFDGIGGFPLAGVRQGFIPVWASEIEPFPIAVTKARFPEMLHMGDITKLKGSELPSVDAVCGGSPYQDLSVAGKRAGLQGERSGLFMEQVRVIKEMRTHDKSNGRADDAVRPRYMVWENVLGAFSSADGEDFRAVLEETCRIADNSISIPRPPGGVWQSAGVILGHQFSLAWRVYDAQYWSVPQRRKRIYLVADFGGHTAPEILFKQDRLFGDTEAGEETGQGTAPCSQTGIGASGGNLSCTNSNVGQHSLMPCDAQSRSIYDSDRYRHVSAEENNTVAFACNQRDEVRDLRNVAGAIQAQPGMKQQTFIAAFSAGQGSKAGGIGYQEECAPTLKASESGTNMVPSVLCLNDQGGSFMEVSSNVAGTLRAQMSGHPPLVLGSQPELFENHGIDSRYTGPHEVAPTMSARYGTGGNNVPLISQPSVFHEGVCARATPDETYCIAGNIIDRQDHDGGNGLGVQPDISYTVTATDRHCVFSQQRSDEYVENEVVSTQSARQYKDATDLVCEMDVAGLDCRNGVENGDLCGTLQSKTEGGYSLNNVHPVRIGKLIRRLTPLECERLQGFPDYWTDIPDASDSSRYKALGNSVAIPCVEHVLRGIAYFLQKSKQG from the coding sequence TTGATTACCTCACCGACCCTCGGCAGCCTGTTCGACGGGATTGGCGGATTTCCGCTGGCAGGCGTCCGACAGGGTTTTATTCCTGTATGGGCCAGCGAAATTGAGCCGTTCCCTATTGCCGTGACGAAAGCACGGTTCCCTGAAATGCTTCATATGGGAGATATTACAAAGCTAAAAGGCTCCGAATTGCCTTCTGTCGATGCCGTCTGTGGAGGCAGCCCCTACCAGGATCTTTCGGTAGCCGGAAAAAGAGCCGGACTTCAAGGGGAACGCTCCGGGCTGTTTATGGAGCAGGTTCGTGTGATTAAGGAGATGAGAACCCATGATAAATCAAACGGAAGGGCAGATGACGCTGTTCGACCTCGGTATATGGTCTGGGAAAATGTACTCGGAGCTTTCTCCAGTGCCGATGGAGAGGACTTCCGGGCGGTGCTGGAGGAAACCTGCAGAATTGCTGACAACAGCATATCTATACCTAGACCTCCGGGAGGGGTATGGCAATCTGCTGGGGTCATATTGGGACATCAATTCTCCCTTGCTTGGAGAGTATACGATGCTCAATACTGGTCCGTCCCACAAAGGCGCAAAAGAATCTACCTTGTCGCAGATTTTGGAGGGCACACCGCACCCGAAATATTATTTAAGCAAGACCGCCTGTTTGGGGATACTGAGGCGGGCGAAGAAACGGGGCAAGGAACTGCCCCTTGTTCTCAAACAGGCATTGGAGCTTCAGGCGGGAATTTGTCCTGCACGAACTCAAATGTCGGACAGCATTCCCTGATGCCATGTGATGCGCAGAGCAGGAGTATTTATGACAGCGACAGATACAGACATGTATCTGCAGAGGAAAACAATACAGTTGCCTTTGCCTGCAACCAGCGGGATGAGGTGCGTGACCTTCGCAATGTGGCTGGTGCTATTCAGGCACAGCCAGGAATGAAGCAGCAGACCTTTATCGCCGCCTTTTCTGCAGGCCAGGGCTCAAAAGCAGGAGGCATCGGATATCAAGAGGAATGCGCACCTACTTTGAAAGCCTCGGAGAGTGGTACAAACATGGTGCCGTCTGTCCTGTGCCTTAATGATCAGGGCGGCAGCTTTATGGAAGTAAGCAGCAATGTTGCCGGTACATTACGAGCACAGATGAGCGGCCACCCGCCGCTTGTGCTGGGAAGCCAGCCTGAGCTTTTTGAGAATCATGGTATTGACTCCCGGTATACAGGCCCCCATGAGGTGGCTCCAACCATGTCAGCCCGGTACGGCACAGGAGGCAACAATGTACCACTCATATCTCAACCGTCTGTGTTTCATGAGGGTGTGTGTGCCAGAGCGACACCTGATGAAACCTATTGCATTGCTGGAAACATCATTGACCGGCAGGATCACGACGGAGGCAATGGCTTGGGCGTACAGCCTGACATCAGCTATACTGTAACGGCAACTGACCGCCACTGCGTATTCTCCCAGCAGCGGAGTGACGAATATGTGGAAAATGAAGTGGTAAGTACCCAAAGCGCTCGGCAGTACAAGGATGCAACAGACCTTGTATGTGAAATGGATGTTGCTGGGCTGGACTGCCGAAACGGAGTGGAAAACGGAGATCTATGCGGAACACTGCAATCAAAAACAGAGGGTGGGTATTCCTTAAACAATGTGCATCCCGTCCGTATTGGAAAGCTGATCCGGAGATTGACTCCATTGGAATGCGAGCGGCTCCAAGGTTTTCCTGACTATTGGACGGATATCCCCGATGCTTCAGACAGTTCAAGGTATAAGGCCCTCGGCAATAGCGTGGCGATTCCCTGCGTGGAGCATGTTCTCCGGGGAATCGCCTATTTTTTACAAAAATCCAAGCAAGGATAG
- a CDS encoding CpaF/VirB11 family protein, with protein MTASMLSNQDLFFSPDGATREFSSVLHDVQAYISGKYAVLITDGGTEEVKAQVKRYITKYVQDYRLAVAGMTQLQLVDALYTEMAEFSFLTKYIFGAGIEEIDINAWNDIEVQYSSGTTKKLEEHFDSPEHAINVVRRMLHVSGMVLDNASPAILGHLSKNIRIAVLKTPLVDEDVGVAASIRIVNPQSMKKEDFISGGTATEAMLDFLAECLRYGISICVAGATSSGKTTLAGWLLTTIPDNKRIFTIENGSRELALVRQRDGKVCNSVIHTLTRMSENEKQSIDQDILLDMALRFNPEIICVGEMRGPEAYAAQESARTGHTVLTTIHSNSCEATWRRMVTLCKRKYDMADNTLMDLVTEAFPIVVFSKQLENKQRRLMEVMECEILPDGTRSYRSLFQYQITENRVENGKFIINGSHCTVQSISQSLQKRFLENGMPQDTLNRILMAGGTD; from the coding sequence ATGACTGCAAGCATGCTAAGCAACCAGGATCTGTTTTTCTCTCCTGATGGGGCAACCAGGGAATTCAGTTCGGTGCTTCACGATGTACAGGCATATATCTCAGGTAAGTACGCCGTACTAATCACCGATGGAGGCACGGAGGAAGTCAAGGCCCAGGTCAAGAGGTACATCACCAAATATGTGCAGGATTACCGTCTGGCTGTTGCAGGCATGACACAGCTGCAACTGGTGGATGCCCTCTATACAGAGATGGCGGAGTTTTCCTTCCTGACAAAATACATCTTTGGAGCAGGAATTGAGGAAATCGACATCAATGCCTGGAACGACATCGAGGTGCAGTACAGCAGCGGTACCACCAAAAAGCTGGAGGAACACTTTGATAGTCCGGAGCATGCCATCAACGTAGTGCGCCGTATGCTCCATGTGTCCGGAATGGTACTGGACAATGCCAGTCCTGCCATACTGGGGCATTTAAGTAAAAACATCCGTATTGCGGTCTTGAAAACACCGCTGGTGGATGAGGACGTGGGTGTGGCTGCTTCCATCCGTATCGTCAATCCCCAATCGATGAAAAAGGAGGATTTCATCAGCGGTGGGACTGCCACCGAAGCCATGCTGGATTTTCTGGCGGAATGTCTGCGGTATGGCATTTCCATCTGTGTGGCGGGTGCCACCAGCTCCGGTAAAACCACGCTGGCAGGCTGGCTTTTGACTACCATTCCCGACAACAAGAGAATCTTCACTATCGAAAACGGCTCCCGTGAGCTGGCGCTGGTGAGGCAAAGAGATGGAAAGGTCTGCAACAGTGTCATTCACACCCTGACCCGTATGAGCGAGAACGAGAAGCAGAGCATTGACCAGGACATATTGCTGGACATGGCTCTGCGTTTCAATCCGGAAATCATATGCGTTGGAGAAATGCGCGGACCGGAAGCCTATGCAGCCCAGGAATCCGCCAGAACAGGACACACGGTGCTGACCACCATCCACTCCAATTCCTGTGAGGCCACCTGGCGCCGTATGGTCACCCTGTGCAAAAGGAAGTATGACATGGCGGACAACACCCTCATGGATCTGGTTACCGAGGCGTTCCCCATTGTGGTATTTTCCAAGCAGCTTGAAAACAAGCAGCGCCGTTTGATGGAAGTTATGGAATGCGAAATCTTGCCCGACGGAACCAGGAGCTACCGCAGCCTGTTCCAGTACCAGATTACAGAGAACAGGGTGGAGAATGGAAAATTCATCATAAACGGAAGCCACTGTACAGTACAGAGTATTTCACAGAGCCTGCAAAAGCGCTTTCTCGAAAACGGGATGCCCCAGGATACCTTAAACCGAATTCTTATGGCAGGAGGTACTGACTAA
- a CDS encoding amidoligase family protein, which yields MDMKEQRFGIEIEMTGITRQEAANIAALHFGTTANYDGSFYKIYSALDGQRRKWQFVYDSSITAQRKIGRTVVDATEEYKTEMVSPICRYEDIETIQELVRKLRVAGAIVNNKCGIHIHIDASPFNANTLRNITNIMASKEDMIYKAMQVEVARERQYCKKVEQSFLEDLNRKKPKTLDEVSRIWYKGSDGRREHYHDSRYHCLNLHSVFQKGTIEFRLFNSTTHAGKVKSYIQLCLAISAQALNQRCASRLKTHSTNEKYTFRTWLLRLGLIGDEFKTARLHLLEHLEDCIAWKDPAQAEQQKQRIRQKKERELAEAAQAQQEQTSENGQQQAGAEELSPGLSMNM from the coding sequence ATGGACATGAAGGAGCAGCGCTTCGGCATTGAAATTGAGATGACAGGCATAACAAGGCAGGAGGCGGCTAATATAGCTGCCTTACATTTTGGCACCACCGCCAACTATGACGGTTCCTTTTATAAAATCTATTCTGCATTGGACGGACAGAGGCGAAAGTGGCAATTCGTGTATGACAGCAGCATCACCGCTCAGCGCAAAATCGGAAGGACGGTGGTGGATGCCACAGAGGAATACAAGACAGAAATGGTCAGTCCCATCTGCAGGTATGAGGATATAGAAACAATTCAGGAGCTGGTAAGGAAGCTCAGGGTGGCAGGGGCGATTGTAAACAACAAATGCGGTATCCATATTCATATAGATGCCTCTCCCTTCAATGCCAACACCCTGAGAAATATCACCAACATCATGGCCTCCAAGGAAGATATGATCTACAAGGCCATGCAGGTGGAGGTGGCCCGTGAAAGGCAGTATTGCAAGAAGGTGGAGCAGAGCTTCCTTGAGGATCTCAACCGGAAGAAGCCGAAAACCTTGGATGAGGTCAGCCGCATCTGGTACAAAGGGAGCGACGGGCGTCGTGAGCACTACCATGATAGCCGCTACCACTGCCTGAACCTGCACAGTGTGTTCCAAAAGGGCACCATTGAATTCCGGCTCTTTAACTCCACCACTCACGCAGGAAAAGTCAAGTCATACATTCAGCTCTGCCTGGCCATTTCCGCACAGGCGCTGAACCAGCGGTGCGCCAGTCGATTGAAAACCCACAGCACCAACGAGAAGTATACCTTCCGTACTTGGCTTTTGCGGCTGGGACTCATCGGTGATGAATTCAAAACCGCCAGGCTTCACCTGCTGGAGCATCTGGAGGACTGCATCGCCTGGAAGGACCCGGCGCAGGCAGAACAGCAAAAGCAAAGAATACGGCAGAAAAAAGAAAGGGAATTGGCTGAAGCCGCACAAGCACAGCAGGAGCAGACGAGTGAAAATGGACAGCAGCAGGCCGGAGCTGAGGAACTAAGCCCCGGTCTCTCTATGAATATGTAG